Proteins from a single region of Heterodontus francisci isolate sHetFra1 chromosome 29, sHetFra1.hap1, whole genome shotgun sequence:
- the LOC137346331 gene encoding probable G-protein coupled receptor 139, which produces MRVPLSFYPFKMLPPMFQTVMIYYPIIAAIGIPVNVMTIVILSRGKCGLSRCITHYLVAMAAADLLVTITDVVLNRINDYYFPTTFLFLTPVCSFHTVLVRAATDISVWLTVAFTFDRFVTICCQKLRTKYCTEKTAAVVIGTVCLLFCLKNIPWYFTFEPYITIDNIPWGCHQKLQYYTLTAWIAFSWIDRCLTPLLPTFLILLLNALTIGHILVASRVRRRLRGTRNAVDHSDPEMESRRKSIILLFAISGNFILLWMTYVIVFLLIQITNQYYLTDFNDPMMIADYTSYMLLLLSCCTNTCIYAVIQTKFREELKNGMKYPLRIILTLLKQRK; this is translated from the exons ATGAGAGTTCCATTGAGCTTTTATCCATTTAAAATGTTACCACCAATGTTCCAGACAGTAATGATTTACTATCCGATTATAGCAGCAATTGGAATCCCAG TAAATgtgatgacgattgtgatcctgtcccggggaaagtgcggtctctccagatgtatcactcactacctggtcgccatggcagcagcggatctattgGTCACTATCACTGACGTGGTGTTAAATCGGattaatgattattatttcccgACTACCTTCCTGTTTCTCACCCCTGTGTGCTCTTTCCACACCGTCCTGGTTCGTGCAGCCACTGAtatttctgtctggttaacagtcgctttcacttttgatcgttttgttactatttgttgccagaagctgaggactaaatattgcaccgagaaaacggcagctgtagtTATAGGAACTGTGTGTCTGCTGTTCTGTTTGAAAAacattccctggtactttacatttGAACCCTACATTACAATCGACAACATACCCTGGGGCTGCCATCAAAAGCTGCAGTATTACACATTAACTGCATGGATAGCATTTAGCTGGATTGACCGCTGTCTCACCCCACTGCTCCCAACATTCCTGatattactgctcaatgctctgaccattggacacattttagtggccagtagagtccGCAGGAGGTTGAGGGGCACCAGGAATGCCGTGGATCACAGTGATccggagatggagagcagaagaaaatctatcattttactgttcgcTATATCCGGAAACttcatactgttatggatgacgtaTGTGATAGTTTTCCTATTAATCCAAATTACAAACCAATATTATTTAACAGACTTCAATGACCCGATGATGATCGCAGACTATACCAGCTACATGCTCCTGCttttgagctgctgcacaaacacgtgtatttatgcagtgatccagactaaattcagagaggagctgaagaatgggatgaAATATCCACTGAGGATAATACTTACATTATTGAAACAAAGAAAATAA